Proteins encoded by one window of Streptomyces sp. NBC_01477:
- the xylA gene encoding xylose isomerase, producing the protein MTSETNLTPKPEHKFTFGLWTVGWLGRDPFGDATRAPIDPVDSVAKLAELGAYGVTFHDDDLIPFGSSDAERDAIVKRFRAALDTAGLTVPMATTNLFTHPVFKDGGFTANDRDVRRFALRKTIRNIDLAAELGAKVYVAWGGREGAESGGAKDVRVALDRFKEAFDLLGDYVTEQGYDLRFAIEPKPNEPRGDILLPTVGHALAFINSLERPELVGVNPEVGHEQMAGLNFPHGIAQALWHKKLFHIDLNGQTGIKYDQDLRFGAGDLRSAFWLVDLLETAGYEGPRHFDFKPPRTEDYEGVWASAAGCMRNYLILKERAASFRADPAVQEALVASRLDQLALPTLAEGEGLAGLLADRASYEDFDADAAAERGMAFEQLDQLAMDHLLGVR; encoded by the coding sequence ATGACTTCCGAGACGAACCTCACCCCGAAGCCGGAGCACAAGTTCACCTTCGGCCTGTGGACGGTGGGCTGGCTGGGCCGCGACCCGTTCGGCGACGCGACCCGCGCGCCGATCGACCCGGTCGACAGCGTCGCCAAGCTCGCGGAGCTGGGCGCGTACGGTGTGACGTTCCACGACGACGACCTGATCCCCTTCGGGTCGTCCGACGCCGAGCGCGACGCGATCGTCAAGCGCTTCCGTGCCGCGCTCGACACCGCCGGGCTGACCGTCCCGATGGCGACCACCAACCTCTTCACCCACCCCGTCTTCAAGGACGGCGGCTTCACGGCGAACGACCGCGACGTGCGGCGCTTCGCGCTGCGCAAGACCATCCGCAACATCGACCTGGCCGCCGAGCTGGGCGCCAAGGTCTATGTCGCGTGGGGCGGGCGGGAGGGCGCCGAGTCCGGCGGCGCCAAGGACGTACGGGTCGCGCTCGACCGCTTCAAGGAGGCCTTCGACCTGCTCGGCGACTACGTCACGGAGCAGGGCTACGACCTGAGGTTCGCCATCGAGCCCAAGCCGAACGAGCCGCGCGGCGACATCCTGCTGCCGACCGTCGGCCACGCGCTGGCGTTCATCAACTCCCTGGAGCGCCCCGAGCTGGTCGGCGTCAACCCCGAGGTCGGCCACGAGCAGATGGCCGGGCTGAACTTCCCGCACGGCATCGCCCAGGCGCTGTGGCACAAGAAGCTCTTCCACATCGACCTCAACGGCCAGACCGGCATCAAGTACGACCAGGACCTGCGCTTCGGCGCCGGCGACCTGCGGTCGGCGTTCTGGCTGGTGGACCTGCTGGAGACGGCGGGCTACGAGGGCCCGCGGCACTTCGACTTCAAGCCGCCGCGGACCGAGGACTACGAGGGCGTCTGGGCGTCGGCGGCCGGCTGCATGCGCAACTACCTGATCCTCAAGGAGCGGGCCGCCTCCTTCCGCGCCGACCCGGCCGTCCAGGAGGCGCTGGTCGCCTCCCGCCTCGACCAGCTCGCGCTGCCCACCCTGGCCGAGGGCGAGGGCCTGGCCGGCCTGCTGGCCGACCGCGCCTCGTACGAGGACTTCGACGCGGACGCCGCCGCCGAGCGCGGTATGGCGTTCGAGCAGCTGGACCAGCTCGCGATGGACCACCTGCTCGGCGTCCGCTGA
- the xylB gene encoding xylulokinase — translation MGSDSASQGSVVLGVDSSTQSTKVLAVDVETGAVLASGQARHTVTTGAGRESDPEQWWSALESALGQIGEWAGRAEAVSVGGQQHGLVVLDAEGRALRPALLWNDVRSAPQAAALVDKYGAEHWARRFGSVPGASFTVSKWAWLAEHEPEAAAAARAVRLPHDFLTERLSGAAVTDRGDVSGTGWWRSDTESYDEALLAEIGLAPELLPAVLGPGEQAGTVRDGLPLRAGALVAAGTGDNAAAALGLGLTPGRAALSLGTSGTVYAVSRHRPTDASGVVAGFAAADGGWLPLACTLNCTLAVDKVAALLGREREDVEPGGSVAFLPFLDGERTPNLPYASGLLTGLRHDTTAGQVLQGAYDGAVYALLGALDQVLAVDGEPPSQEPLLVIGGGARGAAWLETVRRLSGRAVQVPEAGELVALGAAVQAAAVLTGEAAPAIARRWGTTSGRVHPALPLDTPALTRLAAALPLTSPS, via the coding sequence ATGGGGTCGGACAGCGCATCGCAGGGGTCGGTCGTCCTCGGGGTCGACAGTTCGACCCAGTCCACGAAGGTGCTCGCGGTCGATGTCGAGACCGGTGCCGTCCTGGCCTCGGGCCAGGCGCGGCACACGGTCACCACCGGCGCGGGGCGGGAGAGCGACCCCGAGCAGTGGTGGTCGGCGCTGGAATCCGCGCTGGGGCAGATCGGCGAGTGGGCCGGCCGCGCCGAGGCGGTCTCGGTCGGCGGGCAGCAGCACGGGCTCGTGGTGCTCGACGCGGAAGGGCGGGCGCTGCGGCCCGCGCTGCTGTGGAACGACGTGCGGTCGGCGCCGCAGGCCGCCGCGCTGGTGGACAAGTACGGTGCCGAGCACTGGGCCCGGCGCTTCGGCTCCGTGCCCGGGGCGAGCTTCACCGTCTCGAAGTGGGCCTGGCTCGCCGAGCACGAGCCCGAGGCCGCCGCGGCGGCCCGCGCCGTACGGCTGCCGCACGACTTCCTGACCGAACGGCTGTCGGGCGCCGCCGTCACCGACCGCGGCGACGTGTCAGGGACCGGCTGGTGGCGGTCGGACACCGAGAGCTACGACGAGGCACTGCTCGCCGAGATCGGGCTCGCGCCCGAGCTGCTGCCGGCCGTGCTCGGCCCCGGCGAGCAGGCCGGCACCGTGCGCGACGGGCTGCCGCTGCGGGCCGGCGCGCTGGTCGCGGCGGGCACCGGTGACAACGCCGCCGCCGCGCTGGGCCTCGGCCTCACGCCCGGCCGGGCCGCGCTCAGCCTCGGCACGTCCGGCACCGTCTACGCGGTGTCGCGGCATCGGCCGACCGACGCCAGCGGGGTGGTGGCCGGCTTCGCCGCGGCGGACGGCGGGTGGCTGCCGCTCGCGTGCACGCTGAACTGCACGCTCGCCGTCGACAAGGTGGCCGCGCTGCTCGGCCGCGAGCGCGAGGACGTCGAGCCCGGCGGCTCGGTCGCCTTCCTGCCCTTCCTCGACGGCGAGCGCACCCCGAACCTGCCGTACGCGTCCGGCCTGCTCACGGGGCTGCGCCACGACACCACCGCCGGGCAGGTGCTCCAGGGGGCCTACGACGGCGCCGTCTACGCGCTGCTCGGCGCGCTCGACCAGGTGCTCGCGGTGGACGGCGAGCCGCCCTCGCAGGAGCCGCTGCTGGTCATCGGCGGTGGCGCGCGGGGCGCCGCGTGGCTGGAGACGGTACGCAGGCTGTCCGGGCGCGCGGTCCAGGTACCCGAGGCGGGCGAGCTGGTCGCCCTGGGCGCGGCGGTGCAGGCTGCCGCGGTGCTCACCGGTGAGGCGGCGCCCGCGATCGCGCGGCGCTGGGGCACGACGTCGGGCCGGGTTCACCCGGCCCTCCCCCTCGACACCCCCGCCCTCACCCGCCTGGCCGCGGCCCTCCCCCTGACGTCCCCGTCCTGA